A single region of the Nicotiana sylvestris chromosome 6, ASM39365v2, whole genome shotgun sequence genome encodes:
- the LOC104228823 gene encoding dof zinc finger protein DOF5.4-like, translated as MQDIHPIGGGGGRFFGGGGDRRLRPDNHQNQQVLKCPRCDSPNTKFCYYNNYNLSQPRHFCKSCRRYWTKGGVLRNVPVGGGCRKSKRSKPKPAPPSDAAAEAADEASEEHKSNSNSSSESSSLTATTTAAAAANTSGAATAEVVSAASSNSASTFLNFHESNFFLPTSTNSSFDHQPLIDHSAEGHIFQDIGNFTNLMTSSNDPSVVGFNMMEMPAYRLPENQNSNEHWNQPAKMVGTDQPVNDLKMEQMDTGFMNQTGRVEFGLQQSRVNNNEIAPLDWQTGGGGGDGEHGLYDLTGTVDQSYWSQTQWSENDHSLNFLP; from the coding sequence ATGCAAGATATACATCCGATCGGCGGCGGTGGAGGACGGTTTTTTGGTGGTGGAGGAGACAGGAGGTTAAGGCCTGACAATCACCAAAACCAGCAAGTTTTAAAGTGTCCACGTTGTGATTCTCCAAACACAAAGTTCTGTTACTATAATAACTACAATCTTTCTCAGCCGAGACACTTCTGCAAAAGTTGCCGGAGATACTGGACTAAAGGAGGAGTCCTCCGTAACGTTCCCGTCGGTGGTGGCTGCCGGAAAAGCAAGCGTTCAAAACCAAAGCCCGCTCCTCCTTCCGACGCTGCTGCCGAAGCTGCCGACGAGGCTTCGGAGGAACATAAGTCAAACTCTAATTCTAGCAGTGAAAGTTCCAGCCTTACTGCAACCACAACCGCCGCCGCAGCAGCGAATACCTCCGGTGCTGCCACCGCTGAGGTTGTGTCGGCAGCTTCTTCAAACTCAGCTTCAACTTTTCTCAACTTTCACGAATCCAACTTCTTCCTACCTACTAGTACGAACTCAAGCTTTGATCATCAGCCATTAATAGATCATTCTGCCGAAGGCCATATTTTCCAGGACATTGGGAACTTTACGAACCTGATGACGTCGTCGAACGATCCATCGGTAGTAGGGTTTAACATGATGGAGATGCCGGCGTACCGGTTGCCGGAAAACCAGAACTCAAATGAGCATTGGAATCAACCGGCGAAGATGGTGGGAACAGATCAGCCGGTTAATGACTTGAAGATGGAACAAATGGATACTGGTTTCATGAATCAAACGGGTCGGGTCGAGTTTGGGTTACAGCAGAGCAGGGTAAACAACAATGAGATCGCTCCACTAGATTGGCAAACTGGAGGTGGGGGTGGAGATGGTGAACATGGGCTGTATGATTTAACGGGAACCGTTGATCAATCTTACTGGAGTCAAACACAGTGGAGTGAAAATGATCATTCCCTTAATTTTCTCCCTTga